The DNA window CcatcgacgatgacggcacGCTCGCATTGGCTATAGCGCGAAAGGAAAACGATGAAGGATCGATTGCGCTGCACTCTCTCACTTTGACGAGAGGAGACGTCGATACCCTGCTCAAATGAAGTTACATACAATATGTGACGTTTTCTCTACGTACCTTGAAACTGTAGACTTTCTTTTCGGTGTCCCCCCCGGATTGAACCTTGACGGCGGCAAAATGTCGCCCTCGTCGCCTAGCAACACCAACAATTCGGACGAGATGaccgccgttttcttcttcttcgagtCGAGATAATATTTGCTGCAACAAACTACGAAGAGATGCGCTATTCTGCgttcgacttttttctttcaattcaTTCGTTCTTACCTGAGAAGATCGTCGGCCAACTCGCGAATTTTGTCGATAACCCTCTCGAAGCTTCCGAAGTTCCTCGCCAGAGAGGATTCGCCGATCCGTCTTTGGAGAGAAGCAAACGCATTTGACTGTCGTCGAGCCGCTTGTTATAGCGAGCAAACGTTTCCGTGATAATAGCCTTAGGATAAGAATAAAAAGAGGGGGAAAAAAGGCGTCGACGTAAACGTACCCTTCTCGCCGATAGATTGAGCGGACCGCTGGCGCAGAACACTTGCTTGGGCGAATTGGATCGCGAGGCGAGAGAGCGATGATAGCCTTCTGATTGATCATCGAcagaacgacgcgaacgttCGACGAGAGCACTTTGCATTCCAATCATCGAAAAGAGTATCATATCGATAAATCCCATCTCTTATCTAGGTACATACCTGATTGAGAGCGTCGATGTAGAGTACTGTATCGACGGAGCTGCATCGGGATCGGCGAGCG is part of the Oscarella lobularis chromosome 6, ooOscLobu1.1, whole genome shotgun sequence genome and encodes:
- the LOC136188364 gene encoding uncharacterized protein; the encoded protein is MFLSRHCNCTRLDVTCYACGGGRSTTPFILVGSAGAGKSAVIARSAVTTLGNAKESGRHTTGENVTSDLEKLVQETNRALADPDAAPSIQYSTSTLSISALVERSRRSVDDQSEGYHRSLASRSNSPKQVFCASGPLNLSARRAIITETFARYNKRLDDSQMRLLLSKDGSANPLWRGTSEASRGLSTKFASWPTIFSAHLFVVCCSKYYLDSKKKKTAVISSELLVLLGDEGDILPPSRFNPGGTPKRKSTVSRVSTSPLVKVRECSAIDPSSFSFRAIANASVPSSSMDTSVVVPPHCATFFSIWEALDDVLMSLHLGMCRSAVGGLNRLSQ